CCCACAACGGAACACCTGCCGATGGTGTGAATTACACTTTATTGCTTCAAGAAATTAGAGATTCGATAGATGCTTACGGCTTACAAAATGGGAACGATTACCTGCTTTCTTCATGTTTTAGTGCAGACCCTGCAAAAATGCAAATTATTGAGTGGAACAATCTAATTGGAATTTTAGATATGTTTAATCTTATGACATACGATTTTTTTGGAGCATTCAGTACATTAAGTAATCACAATTCGCCACTTTATGCTCCTGCAGCTGGCGACACAAGTTTTAATATTCATTCAGCTTTCACAAATATTACTCAAACATATGGTTTACCTGCCTCGAAACTAAATATTGGTGTTCCCTTCTACGGACGTTCGGTAACAACTTGTACCGGATTGCATCAAACACATTCGGGCAGTGCCGACAATTCTACATTTTGGGAAGACGATGGTAGTCCTTTATATTACAATGTCTTGAATAAAATGAACCTTTTTTCAAGTTTTTGGGATAGTCAGGCACAAGTTCCGTATTTGCTCGGAAATAGCATAAACACATTTGTTTCTTACGACGACGAGCAATCAATTGCCATGAAAGCACAATATGTTGTCGATAATAATGCTCGTGGTGTAATAATTTGGGAAATTACGGGCGACTATATTGAAACTTCCTCTGGTTCAGGAACCATTGCAGGAACTCCCCTTGCAGACACTTTGAATTATGTTTTGTGCGGGTTGAATGTAAATAGTGAGCAACATTCCTTTAATGAAAATGAAGTGGACTTTGCAATCTATCCAAATCCTGCAAAAAACAACATTTTCATAAAAAAGGACAATTTTACTGAAGTTAAAATCTCTGATATTTTCGGAAGAGAAATAATAGCAACTAAAAATTCTACTATCAATATTTCAAAACTTTCTTCAGGAATATATTTTGTTTCATTAAAAAACACAAAAGAAAATATTCATAGAATTGAGAAATTGGTTGTTGAGTGAAGTTTTTTGGGATAATTGGTTTTGGATTTTAGATTTCTGCCTGTAAACAAAACTCTTGCAAACCATTGCCAGCACTCATAGAAAAAGATTGATTATAGTAATAAAATAAAACGGTCCCTGACGAGATATCTATCAAATTTTTTACTAATTTATGCTCTTCAATTTAAAAGTTTTTGTTTCCAACAAAAGGTATTTATGCGATACATTTTTCATTTTACCATTGATTCATACAATTCAATATATGATTTTACCTGAGTAAGAAGATCAAATTTTTTTATGGGCGAAATTGTCCATTTTCCTTCTTTTGCCAACTGCAATGCCTCGGCTAATGATTTGAAACTTAATGAATTCAGCTTAATATATCTGCCTGAAATAACTTCTTTCAAAGCTCCTTTGTCCGACGAAATTACAGGAATATTCATTGCAATGGCTTCGGTGGCTGCAAAGCAAAAACCTTCGCTATATGATGAAACCACCACACAGCTTGACGAACACAAATGTCTATTCAATTCCTCTTTTTCCAGATTGTTCAAAATCTCACATTGTTTCGAAATTTGCCATTGTTCCAACAATTTTTTCACTTTCGCGAAAAACTTTTTTGGAATAGTCGGAATAATTAATTTTAAACTTGCATCAGGATTTTTCTTAAAAAATTTCGCTGCAGCAGGAATCAAAATATCCAATCCTTTTGATACTCCGAGCCTTCCGAAGAATGTGAAAGTAAAATTCTCCGGTGCTTGCCATTTTGCTCCATTAAACTTTTCATAATCGAGTCCGTTATATATCCTTGAAATTTTTTCTGTTGAAATTCCGGAATCAATCAGACAGTTTTTTGTATAGTCCGAAACTGTAACAATCTTGCTGTATGGCAGTCGGGCAATTATTTGCTCGAACAAAAAATTGAAATTGCGTGTAAAAAAATCCATAAAAGGAAGCTTAAACCAAAGTTTTCCCCACAGTTCGTGAAAAGTTATTACAACTTTTTTCCTGAAAAGTTTTGCCAGCACAGATGATGGAAAACCTGCACTCGAAGAAGTTGTGTGAATAATGTCGCACCTTCGCACATTTTTATACAGATAAAAACCTGACAAGAGAGCAAAAGCTATTCGGTTTGTTAGTTTCAGCCTTTTTATTGAAACACCATTTACGAATTCTTCATGCGGAAGCTCAGGGCTAAATCTCATTGTTACAACTTCAACCTCATTGCCATTTTGAACAAGCTTCTCTGCCAATGTTTTGAACAAAGTTTCAACTCCACCAATATTTGGGTAATAATATTCTAATATGAAGAGGATTTTCATTTTGTAACAGATTGTTGAAACTCTTTTGCAAAAATTTCCCATGAAAATTTTGCCGACTGTGATAACGATTTTTTATTCATTTCATATCGCAACTTTTCATTTTTGCTTATTTCAAGCATAGCTTCGCAAAGTTCATTTGCATCAGTAGGGCTGAAATATTTTGCAGCATCGCCTCCCACTTCGGGCAAACTCGATGAATCGGAAACTATACAAGCCGTGCCACAGGACATTGCTTCCAAAATTGGCAAACCAAAACCTTCGTACAATGAAGGATAAATAAGTGCAATGGCTTGCGAATATAAAACGGTAAGCTCCTCTTTGCTGACGTATCCCAAAATTTCGATGTCCTCTTTGAATGGATGATTTTCTAATGCCGAAAAAAAATTTTCGGTTTTCCAACCTTCTTTTCCTACAATTATAAGTTTATGAATTTCAGTATTTTGTCTTCTGAAAATCTGATATGCTTCGAGGAGCGTTACTAGATTTTTTCGCGGTTCAATTGTCCCGACCGACAGAAAATATTTTTTATCTAAATTTAATTTTGAAATGATTTTAGCATTTTCATTTTTTCTGAAATCCTTATCCCTTCCAAGATAAATTCTATTCACTTTTCCTTTTGTAAAAGGATAGTATTTATGAAGATCCTTAGTTGTATTTTCAGAATTTGAAATAATAATATCGGCTTTTTTCAGAATCCTTTTCAAAAATATCTTTTGCAGCAATTGGCTGTGATAGCGATGAAGATGTGAAAAAATTATCGGTGTTAAATCATGAATTATTGTGATACGTTTAATCCGTTTTGGAAGGTTGAAAGGACCAAAATGAGCAGGCTCAACTACTGCATCAACTTTTAGTTTTCTAAGTAAAAATGGGACTATCACAAAAAGTCGGAGTGAAGCAAAAGTAGGGATTTTTGGAAAATTTGGAATAATATGTTGCTCAATTCCAGTGAATTTATTATCCTTTTTTTGCCTTATTAAAATATATTCGTTTTGCTGATCATATTTTATCAAAGATTTTATCATCTCTTTTGTGTAAATATGAACTCCGGCATATTGATTGTCGAGCGGGTCAGCTAATATTGCTATTCGCATATTAATTTCTTGTTAACATAAAATTTTAAGTTTTCTCCGTTTTATCGATTTTATGAAGTTTTGGCTGATCTATAAAAATGCTCTTCACATTGGTAAATATATTTTCATTGTAATTTTCAGCAAAATCAATAGCCCTTTTTGCTTGAGTATTGTATGATTCCTCATTCAGAAACAAATTTAAAATAGCAGCAGTAAAACTTTCAAGATCGTCAGCAACCATAAATTCATTATTCAAACAATCCATCCCTTCAGCAGCCTGAGAAGTGCAAACTAAAGGCAGTCCGAAACCCAAGGCTTCAATGTTCTTAATTTTTAAACCGGTGCCAACTCTTCCCGGATTTATCACAATATCTGCTTCTTTGTAGGCATCTTCAATGTTTTTCACTTCGCCCAATTTTTCAATATTTGGGGCATCGACAATGTGATTGCAAATATTTCCGGATAGTACGAGTTTTACATTTTCGATTTTGGCGACCAGCTTGGGTAAAATATATTCAATAAAATAATTTATTCCATCGATATTGCTAATATTTCCGGCACCAAGATAAAGAATTTGGTAGCGGGCAGTGTTTCTCATTTTTGCAGAATAAATCTCAACCTTATGCCCTATAGTGAAAACCTGCTGTGTTTTTGTCATATTTTTTATAATAGCTTCCTCTTTTTTCTGAATAGCTATCAAAACATCGGCACGATTGAAACCTTTTGTTTCCTCGCTCCTTGAGGTTGAAAAGAAGGAATCCTGAAAACCCATTTTTTTGTAATTCAGATTCCGATTTGTAAAAATATCGTGAGTATCAATTACTTTTAAAACTGTTTCAGGAAAATTGAGCAAAACCCGCGACATAAAAACATATTCGGCTAATACTATATCGTAATTGTATTTTTTATGTAAAAAACTCGCAATGCTGTCGAGACCCTCGTTATACCAGTCGTCAATTTTGTAAACAAGATTTTCTGAATTTCTATCATTTTGATTTTCTTCTTTTTTGAAGTTTTTGTTAATGCCTACATTTTCAATGCGTTCTATGGATATTGACTCTTCAATTTTATTTTCTTCTTGCTTATCGTCTTCTTTTTCAAAACTTTCTGTCAACGCAGTTTTATTAATATCAGGAATTTGAAGTTGGTCTGTCTCCTCATCGTCAAGACTACGTACAGGATTTTTATTTAGCAATGATTGTTTATTTCCTATGAAAGTTTTCCTTAAGAATATGTAAACTCTGGGATCAACTTTCAAAAGCTTCCTCCCCAATATTCCAATCCAGGCATCAATTTCAACAATGATGTGGTTAATTTGATTTACAAAACCTATCAGGGCAATTGAGAAGTAATTTCTAATAGCGTGAAAAGGAGCAAGTTCATTTTTGGGAAAGCTCAGATTGTTTTTCAATTCATTTGTTTCTCCTTGCTTTGCCATTGCGATATTTTTCTTAAGTTGCCTAATTACCGCCGGATTAGTATTTGGGACAAAATAAAACTTATCCCATGCCTCTCTCATAGCTTTATTATCTGCTTGAGTAGTAACATGCTTAGCATTCGATTCCATGTTGAAATACAGGAAATGAATTTCGAAACCAAAGGTTTTCAGAATGTTTACAAACTGAAAAATACGGCTTCGGTTACCGGCATTTTGCGGATGGCTCGGAGTGGGTGAGACTATTAGGATTTTATTTTTCATAAATATAATTGGCAATAAAATATGCCAACACTTGCATTATTAATTCTCCCAAACTTTATTCATCCTTAGTATATCCCATTTTTTCCAAAGTGTTACCGTGCTTTTTCCAAAACATACGTTGCAACTTTTCCGACATTTCATTTTTCCATTCACCAACTTTACCTCTTCTGAAAAACAAATTATTAAATTCATGTTTTTCGCTTTCGGTATATTTTTGTCTTTCGTTACCACCAAAAAACGCATCTCCATTTCTTTGAGATTCGAAAGTTGGAATTTTATCTGCTAATGGTTCGGGCATATCCATAAATGAACGAAACGACTCAGTATATTTGAGTGGGTCGAGAATAAAATCTTCAAATTTGATAACAATATCGGCGAGTTTAGTCCATTGCTCAACATTGCGAGACCAGCCACCAAAGTATGAACCAAATGGTGCTCTTATGGCAGATTTTAAATTTTTTGTGAAATCGGTTCCGGGTTCTACTATATCTTTCCTATGATGAGCCATCGAAATCAAAGCATCTCTTCCATCTCTAACTAAATAAATAATATGGTTTTCTTTTGCACATAAACGCAAGGTTTTGGAT
The sequence above is drawn from the Bacteroidota bacterium genome and encodes:
- a CDS encoding T9SS type A sorting domain-containing protein produces the protein MKNSKLILQIVIFVFLLNTNLKAQPCKEVIGYYPNWQWYDRANLVEPSAIDYSKYSILNYAFFNANLNGSISETDSWADENLLFGQHDWVNGGYLPNTSLIDIAHTNNVKVMVSIGGWTLSNNFPAIAANPNKRTIFASECVRLLQDYNFDGIDIDWEYPGYAPHNGTPADGVNYTLLLQEIRDSIDAYGLQNGNDYLLSSCFSADPAKMQIIEWNNLIGILDMFNLMTYDFFGAFSTLSNHNSPLYAPAAGDTSFNIHSAFTNITQTYGLPASKLNIGVPFYGRSVTTCTGLHQTHSGSADNSTFWEDDGSPLYYNVLNKMNLFSSFWDSQAQVPYLLGNSINTFVSYDDEQSIAMKAQYVVDNNARGVIIWEITGDYIETSSGSGTIAGTPLADTLNYVLCGLNVNSEQHSFNENEVDFAIYPNPAKNNIFIKKDNFTEVKISDIFGREIIATKNSTINISKLSSGIYFVSLKNTKENIHRIEKLVVE
- a CDS encoding glycosyltransferase family 4 protein, which codes for MKNKILIVSPTPSHPQNAGNRSRIFQFVNILKTFGFEIHFLYFNMESNAKHVTTQADNKAMREAWDKFYFVPNTNPAVIRQLKKNIAMAKQGETNELKNNLSFPKNELAPFHAIRNYFSIALIGFVNQINHIIVEIDAWIGILGRKLLKVDPRVYIFLRKTFIGNKQSLLNKNPVRSLDDEETDQLQIPDINKTALTESFEKEDDKQEENKIEESISIERIENVGINKNFKKEENQNDRNSENLVYKIDDWYNEGLDSIASFLHKKYNYDIVLAEYVFMSRVLLNFPETVLKVIDTHDIFTNRNLNYKKMGFQDSFFSTSRSEETKGFNRADVLIAIQKKEEAIIKNMTKTQQVFTIGHKVEIYSAKMRNTARYQILYLGAGNISNIDGINYFIEYILPKLVAKIENVKLVLSGNICNHIVDAPNIEKLGEVKNIEDAYKEADIVINPGRVGTGLKIKNIEALGFGLPLVCTSQAAEGMDCLNNEFMVADDLESFTAAILNLFLNEESYNTQAKRAIDFAENYNENIFTNVKSIFIDQPKLHKIDKTEKT
- a CDS encoding glycosyltransferase family 4 protein encodes the protein MRIAILADPLDNQYAGVHIYTKEMIKSLIKYDQQNEYILIRQKKDNKFTGIEQHIIPNFPKIPTFASLRLFVIVPFLLRKLKVDAVVEPAHFGPFNLPKRIKRITIIHDLTPIIFSHLHRYHSQLLQKIFLKRILKKADIIISNSENTTKDLHKYYPFTKGKVNRIYLGRDKDFRKNENAKIISKLNLDKKYFLSVGTIEPRKNLVTLLEAYQIFRRQNTEIHKLIIVGKEGWKTENFFSALENHPFKEDIEILGYVSKEELTVLYSQAIALIYPSLYEGFGLPILEAMSCGTACIVSDSSSLPEVGGDAAKYFSPTDANELCEAMLEISKNEKLRYEMNKKSLSQSAKFSWEIFAKEFQQSVTK
- a CDS encoding glycosyltransferase family 4 protein, whose amino-acid sequence is MKILFILEYYYPNIGGVETLFKTLAEKLVQNGNEVEVVTMRFSPELPHEEFVNGVSIKRLKLTNRIAFALLSGFYLYKNVRRCDIIHTTSSSAGFPSSVLAKLFRKKVVITFHELWGKLWFKLPFMDFFTRNFNFLFEQIIARLPYSKIVTVSDYTKNCLIDSGISTEKISRIYNGLDYEKFNGAKWQAPENFTFTFFGRLGVSKGLDILIPAAAKFFKKNPDASLKLIIPTIPKKFFAKVKKLLEQWQISKQCEILNNLEKEELNRHLCSSSCVVVSSYSEGFCFAATEAIAMNIPVISSDKGALKEVISGRYIKLNSLSFKSLAEALQLAKEGKWTISPIKKFDLLTQVKSYIELYESMVK